TCGCCCCGCGACCGGTGCCCCAGCATGCGCGCCATCCGGTGGTTGGCGAAATCGATCCTGCCCTCGGCGTCGACGAGGGCGATTCCCGCCTCGGATGCGTCGAAGACGACGCTCATCCGTTCCTCGCTCTCCCGGAGGGCCTCCTTGGCCCGCGTCCGCTCGGCGATGTCCCGCGCGACTGCGAGGATCCGGTTCCTGCCGCCGATGACGGCCCGCCGGGCGGTCACCTCGACCCAGAAACGGCCGCCGTCCTTCCGCCTGGCGCGCCACTCGAAGATCTGCGGCGTCTTTTCCCGCGCCAGCGAGAGTCGTTTCTCGGCCTCATCCTCCGACCGGGGGGACTCGCCGGGGAAAAGCAGGCCGAGGGATTTCCCGATCATCTCGTTTCGCGAGAATCCGAACAGCACCGCCGCGCGCTCGTTGACATCGACGATCGACAGGGTGGCGTCGTCGTGAATGAGGATCGCGTCGTTCGCGCCGTTGAAGATCTCGCGGTAGTTCCGCTCGGATTCCGAGAGGGCCTTCTGCATGCGCCGCCGATGAGTGTTGTTGATGACCAAAAGGACGATGAACATCGCCTGCACGATGACGAGGATCGCGGTGACGACGACCTTTTTCCGGTGTATCCGGAAGAAGGTCGGCATGACGTTGCGGATCCTGCTGCCCGGGGGAAGCCGCTTCTTGTCGATTCCCCATCGCTGCAGCTGGTTCCAGTTGAAGTTCACCGACCGTTCGAGGCGCTCTACGTCGATCGAATCGGGCTCCTCGCCGTTCAGGATCCTGGCGGCGAGGGCGGCCGCCGCATGGCCCTGGTCGAGCGCGCAGACGGTCGATCCGCCGAGGATGCCTTGGTGGCCGAGTAAATCCGTGTCGTACAGGCCGAAGACCGGCGCGTTCGCGCGCGCGGCGATCGACTGCAGCGCCTCCCGGGGATTGTGGCCGACGCCGTCGGCGTCGCGTTGCAGCCCGAGGTAGAAAACGATCGAGTTGGCGGGAAGGGAAGCGACCTCGTCGAGGATCCGTGCGAGGGAGCGGTCGTCCCAGGAAACGATCTCGGGGCAATCCCCGGAGAGCGCGAACTCCCGGCGGGCCTTGTTGCGGAGCATGTACTCCGACGCGTTCGTCCCCGATACGAGGTAGACGCGCCGCGTGCCGGGAAAGAGGTCGAGCGCGATTTTCATGGTGCCGGCGAAATCCTCGTTCCGGAAGACGCCGGTCATGTCGAAATCCCCCATCGCCTTGTAGATGAAGCGCTGCTCCTCCGCGGCGAAGACGTACGCCACGCCGGGAAAGAGCCGTTCGCCGTAGCGCATCACGAAGGTGACCGCCTCGGTCTCCATGCAGACCACGACGTCGAGCGATCCCGGGGGGTATTTCGCCTCGATGAGGTGGACGAGCGTCTCGCGGTAGGGCGTGCCGTCGTAGCGGGAGAGGTCGAGAAACTCGGTGTCGATCGTCACCGGGAGGGGCACGCGGGAGCGGAAATGCGCGCGGAATCCCCGCTCGGCGCGATACTCCCACTCGACGCTGCGATTGTACGAGAGGAGCAGGAGGATGTGCCGCCGCCTCGCCTCTTCGCCGCCGGCGCGCGCGGGGACGGAAAGGAGGCCGGCGGCGAGGATCGATGCGGCGAGCGCCGCCGCTAAAAGCGGGGCGGCGGACGGGCGACGGCGGCGTCGGATTTCCGGGTTGCTCATCGTTCGATCGTCATCCGTGAAGTGGTTGCCCGGGACGCGCCGCGACCAAACGGCGTCCCGCGGCGTCCCGCTCCGCGCATGATACCCCTTTCGCGCCCGGATGACAATCGGGTTCGGTGCGGCGCGGGTCGCGGGCACACAGTCCGACCCGCGGCGCCCCGTGTGCGCGCGGCGGCGAATGCCCCGTTGCCGCGCGGCGGGCGACCGGGTATATTCGGGCCCATGGACGAGAAGACGCTGGTGATCCGCGCGAAGGGAGGCGATCGGGCCGCGTTCGACGAGCTCGCGTCGGCCTGGGTCGACCGCATCTATCGGCTCGGCCTCAAGCTCACCGGGGACGAGGACGAGGCGCAGGACATCCTCCAGGAGACCTTCCTCAAGGCGGTCGACAACATCGACCGGTTCCGGATGGAGTCCTCCTTCGGCACCTGGCTGTACGCGATCGCGCTCAACGCGGTCCGGGCGGCGGCGGGCACGCGGAAGCGGATGCAGCTCAAGCCGATAGAGGAGTACGTGCCCGGCGACGGGCACGACGATCCGCGGCTCTTCGACTGGGGCGATCCCCACCGGCTCTACGAGGAGCGCGAACTCCGCCGGCTCGTCGACGAGGCGCTCGCCGCGATTCCGGAGGAGCACGCGATGCCATTCGTGCTGCGCTACGTCGAGGGGTTGCCGGTGAAGGAGATCGCCGAGGTCATGGGCCTCACCCCGGCGGCCACCAAGTCGCGGATCCTGCGCACACGCCTGGCCCTGCGGGAGCGGCTGGGCGAGAGATTCAGGGAGAAGATCGATGAAACACTGTAGGGACTACCTCGAAAAGCTCTGCGCCTACGTCGACGGCGAGGCGGACGACGCGGCCTGCAAGGAGATCGAGACGCACCTGAAGGACTGCGAAGGGTGCCGCGTCATGGTGGACACCCTCCGCAAGACCGTCTTCCTCTGCCGCGAGGGGGATACCGAGCCGATCCCGATCGCGCTCGGCGACAAGCTCAAGCTCCTCCTCGACCGCAAGTGGCGCGAGAAGTTCGGCGACGGCGACGGCGAGAAGCCCGGCGGCGGATCGTAGCGGCGGGCCCCCGGGTCGATTTCCCCGTTTCCCCGCGCGACCGGCGCCGTGCCCGGCATCGACCCCGTCGCCACCGGCGCCGCGCGTGCCGGGCATTTTCCAATCCCTTCCCCATCTACATGTTACAGACTTTCTTCTACCGAAACGAATAAATCGAGAATCATTCCGCCTCCCGTTCCATCAAAAGGGTTACATGCCGGGACATCCGCCCGGCCTACACAGGAGGCAGGACATGCGCAGACAACTCGAGGAATTCTCGATCGATCATCCCTGGGCGGTCATCGTGGCGGTCGCCGTCATCACCGTCTTCTTCGCGTTCCAGCTCCCCGGCATCCGTATCGACACGGACCCGGAGAACATGCTCGAGGCGGACGAACCGGCCCGCCTCTTCGATCACGAGGTGAAGGAGGAGTTCGCCATCTCCGACATCATCGCCGTCGGCGTGGTCTCCGAGGAAGGCGTCTTCACGAAGGAGGCACTGGGGAGAGTGTACCGGATAGCGGCGGAGATCGCCCGCATCGACGGCGTCGTGGCCGACGACATGCTCGCCCCGTCGATGGTCGACGACATCCGGCAGGACGACGACGGCGTGATGGTCGTCTCCGCGCTTCTCCCGCACGAGCCGGCGAACGATGCCGAGGCCGCGTTCGTTCTCGAGCGCATCCGGGAGAATCCGATCTTCCGGGGCAAGCTCGCCTCCGACGACGGCAAGGCCATCGCGTTGTACGTGCCGATCGAATCGAAGAGCATGTCCCACCGGATCGCCGGCGAGATGCAGGAGATCATCCACCGTCACGCCGGCGCCGAGCGGTACCACATCGCCGGCCTTCCGGTGGCCGAGGACAGCTTCGGCACGGAGATGTTCCGGCAGATGGCGATCAGCGCACCCCTCGCCGGGCTCGTCATCTTCCTGCTGCTCTTCGTCTTCTTCCGCAATCTCAGGATCATCGTCGCCCCGATGATCGTCGCCGTCGTCTCCACGATCTGGACGATGGGGCTCCTCGTGGCGACGGGAAACACCGTGCATATCATGAGCTCGATGATCCCGATCTTCCTCATCCCGATCGCCGTGCTCAACTCGATCCACATCATCTCCGAGTTCCACGACGAGTACCGGCGGTACAAGCACAAGAAGACGACGATCCGCAACACGATCCTCAAGCTCTTCACGCCGATGCTCTTCACCTCCCTGACGACGATCGTCGGATTCGCCTCGCTCGCGTTGACGCCCATCCCGCCGGTCCGCGTCTTCGGCATCTTCGTGGCCTTCGGCATCTTCGTCTCCTGGCTGCTCTCGATCACCTTCAATCCCGCCTTCGCCGTGCTGATCCCCGACCGGGCGCTGCGCAACTTCGGCCGGCACGACGACGCCCACGGGGTGCTGTCGCGCGTCCTCCACGCGCTGCGGGATTTCAACGCGCGCCACTACCGCAAGGTCTTCGCCGCGACGGCCGTCGTCGTGGTCGTATCGGCGGTCGGTCTCGGGCGAATCGTCGTCAACGACAACCCGGTGAAGTGGTTCAAGGCCGGCCATCCCCTGCGCGTGGCCGATGCCACGCTGAACCGCCACCTCGCCGGCACCTACATGAACTACCTCGTCATCGACGGGCTCGAGCCCGACGCGATGAAGAATCCCGACGTGCTGCGGTACGTCGAGCGCTTGCAGCGGCGTCTCGAGAGGAATCCCCACGTCGGGGGCGTGACCGGCATCACCGACGTCGTCAAGAAGGTGCGGTACGAGCTCTTCGACGGCGACCGCACGAAATTCGACATTCCCGACCGTTCCGAGGAGATCGCGCAGTCGCTCTTCCTCTTCGAGATCTCCGGCGGCGACGCCGACGATCTCTACAAGTTCGTCACCGAGGACTACGCGAAGGCCAATCTCTGGGTGCAGCTCCGCGACGGGGACAACCGCGCCGTCGTGTCGGTCGTCGAGGACGCCGAGCGTTTCATCCGCGAGACGCCTCCGCCGGTCGAGATGGACGTGAAATGGGCGGGGCTTCCCTACATCAACATCGTCTGGCAGCAGAAGATGGTGGGAGGGATGCGCAACGCGCTCCTCTCCTCCTTCGGCGTCGTCTTTCTCATGATGATGCTGCTCTTCCGGTCGCCGCTCTTGGGGTTCGTCTCGATGCTGCCCCTCAGCATCACGATCATGGCGATCTACGCGGCGCTCGGCTTCACCGGCAAGCCCTACGACATGCCCGTCGCGGTCCTCTCGTCGCTGACCCTCGGTTTGTCGATCGACTTCGCGATCCATTTCATCAAGCGCTCGCACGGCATCCACCGGGAGACGGGGGATTTCGCGAAGACGTACGCCGAGATGTTCGAGGGACTCGCCCGCGCGATCAGCAGGAACGTGCTCGTGATCTCCATCGGCTTCGTCCCGATGTTCTTCTCGGTGCTCGTTCCCTACGTCACCGTCGGATCCTTCTTCTTCGCGATCATGATCGTCTCGGGGGCCGTGACGATGTTCCTGCTCCCGTCGATCTTCATCGCCCTCGGGGAGCGGATGTTCCCCGCGAGGCAACTCGACCGGGCGGAGCGGAAGGCCGCCTGACCCGTCACCACTCGAACGGAGGCACTGTCATGAAGACCACCGGAATGATTCTCGCGCTGATCCTGGCGGCGTTCGCCGCGGCCCCGGCGTGGGCCGGCGAGCCCGGGGCGGCGCCGGGGCCCTCGGCCGACGAGCTGATGAGGAAGGCCCATCTGGCCACCTACTACGCCGCCACGGACGGCATCGCCGACGTCGAGATGCAGATCGTCAACTCGCGCGGCAAGGTCCGCGTGCGGGAGTTCACGATGGTGCGGCTCGACCTCGAGGAGGGCGGCGCGCAGGACTACTACACCTACTTCCGCAAGCCCTACGACGTGTCGCGTCTCACCTTCATGGTCCACAAGCTTCCCGGCGAGACCGACAAGCGGTGGCTCTACGTGCCCTCGGTGGATCTCGTCAAGCGGATCTCGGCCGACGACCGCACGTCGAGCTTCGTCGGCTCCGATTTCACCTACGAGGACGTCTCCGGACGCCACTGGAGCGAGGACGAGCACCGGCTGCTCCGCGAGGAGGCGCTCGACGGCCGGGATACGTACGTCATCGAGTCGACGCCCCGCGCCCCGGGCGGGGGGTTCGCGCGCAAGGTCTCCTGGGTAAACCGGGAGCACTTCGTGATCGTCCGCGAGGAGTACTACGGGTCCGGCGGCGACCTCGAGCGGATCTACACGGCCGAGCGCGTCGAGGAGGTCGCCGGCGTGCCGACGGCCACGCTGCGGCGGATGGAGGATGTCCGCAAGGGGCAGCACACCCTCGTCACCTTCTCGAACATCCGGTACGACGTCGGCGTCGACGAGGGCATCTTCACGGAGCGGTACCTCAAGAACCCGCCCCGCGAGTACATCAGGTAGGGGAGGTGGCGTCATGAACCGACTGACAGTATCGACGGCGGTCGTCGCGCTCCTGTTCGCCCTCCTTCACCCGCCCGCCGCGGCGGGCGAGGTCGAACTGAGCGGATTCCTCCAGGGGCTCTACGGGGCCGGCACGGACGCGGGCAATCCCGTTTCCTCCGACCTGTCGGCGGCGGAGACTAGGCTGCAGTTGCGTCTCGAATCCTTCGCCGACGGAGCGGCCTTCTTCGGCCGTCTCGACTTCGTCTACGAGGATTATCTCGAGCCGCGGCAGCGCTTCGAGCTCCGCGAGGGCTACGCGAAGATCACCCTCTTCGACCGGCTCGACCTCAAGATCGGCCGGCAGATCGCCACGTGGGGGACAGGCGACATGGTGTTCGTCAACGACCTGTTCGCCAAGGACTACCGCTCCTTCTTCAGCGGGCGGGACGACCAGTATCTCAAGGCGCCGCAGAACGCGCTGCGCGCCGAGCTCTACACCGGGCTCGGCGGCTTCACGGTCGTCTACACGCCGCGCTTCACCCCGAACCGGGTGCCGACGGGAGAGCGGCTCTCCTACTACGACCCCCTCGCCGGCGGCATCGTCGGCGGCGGGGACGTTCTGTTCGAGGGGCGGCTCCCCGGCGCCGAACTGGGCAACGGGGAGGCGGCCGTCCGGTTCAGCCGGTACGTCCGCTCGCTCGACGTGGCGGTCTATTTCTACCGGGGGTTCTACAAGGATCCCGTCGCGATGGACATGGCCACCTTCGAGGCGTATCACCCGGCCCTCCAGGCGACCGGATTCTCGTTCCGCCTGCCGGCGCTCGGCGGCATCGCCTGGCTCGAGGGCGGCCTCTACGACTCGCTCGACGACGACGGGGGAAACGATCCCGCCGTCCCGAACTCCTCGATGCTCGGTCTGGCGGGATTCGAGCGGCAGATCACGCCGGTGTTGACGGCGAACGTCCAGTACCTGGCCGAGACGATGCTCGACCACGATCGCTACGCGGCGAATCTCGCGCCGGGCCTAACCGCGGCCGACGAGACGCGCCACCTCGTCACCTCGCGGGTGACCGCGCGCCTCTTCATGGAGAACCTCGAGCTCTCGGGATTCGGTTTCTGGTCGCCCTCCGACGAGGATCGCTACGTCCGCGTCTCGGCGAGCTACCGGTACACCGACGCCGTCACCCTCGCCCTCGGCGCCAATCTCTTCGGCGGCGACGCGTGGACCCCCTTCGGCGGATTCGACCGCAACGACAACGTCTGGGCGAAGATCACGTACGGATTCTAGGAGCGGGCCGCCGGGCCGCCGGGTGAAAGGAAGAAAACATGACGCTCGAACGATCGATACGCCTGCTCGCCGGTCTTCTCGTACTGGCGTCCCTGTCGCTGGCGGCCGTCGCCTCGACGAGGTGGCTCCTGCTCGCCGTCTTCGTGGGACTGAACCTCGTGCAGTCGTCCTTCACGGGGTTCTGCCCGGCCGAGGCGGTGCTCGGCAGGCTCTTCTTCGGCGGAAAGAGGTCGGGGGAACGCGGGTAGATCATCGGTCCGGCTTTGACAGCTCGACGAGCGTGGCGCCCCATCCGCCGCCGGATTCGTCAGCCGTCTGGAAGGATCGCACGCGGGGATCCCCCTCGAGGATCGACTGGACGACGCGGCGGAGGACGCCCGTCCCCTTCCCGTGCACGATCCGCACGCTGAGGATCCCGCGCCGGCGGCATTCGCCGAGGTAGTCGGAAACGAGGTCGGCGACCTCCCGCGCGGGGAAGGCGTGCAGGTCGAGAACGCCGTCGATCGGCAGCTCGACCGGCCCGTCGAAGGGGTCGCCCGGCTCCTTGCCGTCCGCCGATCCGGGCTCGCCGGCCAGTTTTCCCTTGTGCTTTTCCTCTTCCATGCGTAATTGCAGTATATGCGAGAGACCACCGATACGCAACGGGCAGGGCGCGTCATGCGGATCG
The nucleotide sequence above comes from Candidatus Krumholzibacteriota bacterium. Encoded proteins:
- a CDS encoding PAS domain S-box protein, whose protein sequence is MSNPEIRRRRRPSAAPLLAAALAASILAAGLLSVPARAGGEEARRRHILLLLSYNRSVEWEYRAERGFRAHFRSRVPLPVTIDTEFLDLSRYDGTPYRETLVHLIEAKYPPGSLDVVVCMETEAVTFVMRYGERLFPGVAYVFAAEEQRFIYKAMGDFDMTGVFRNEDFAGTMKIALDLFPGTRRVYLVSGTNASEYMLRNKARREFALSGDCPEIVSWDDRSLARILDEVASLPANSIVFYLGLQRDADGVGHNPREALQSIAARANAPVFGLYDTDLLGHQGILGGSTVCALDQGHAAAALAARILNGEEPDSIDVERLERSVNFNWNQLQRWGIDKKRLPPGSRIRNVMPTFFRIHRKKVVVTAILVIVQAMFIVLLVINNTHRRRMQKALSESERNYREIFNGANDAILIHDDATLSIVDVNERAAVLFGFSRNEMIGKSLGLLFPGESPRSEDEAEKRLSLAREKTPQIFEWRARRKDGGRFWVEVTARRAVIGGRNRILAVARDIAERTRAKEALRESEERMSVVFDASEAGIALVDAEGRIDFANHRMARMLGHRSRGEIIGVDFRSYLHPSSLEANERTTGQLRDGSLDHLLFERRFVRANGEEFWGHASVRALPGTDKSFRGMVVVVTDITERKHMEEMTARLEEQVRQAQKMEAVGTLAGGIAHDFNNILTPILGFAEMALEETEQGSLAHGDIGEVIKAGQRARALVRQILTFSRQSDADRIPVRIQSVVPDALALIRASIPPSIELVSGIDPDVGPILADPTQIQQIVMNLCINAYHAMAGSGGVLHVELEETKIASKDPAVEESLVPGPYAKLIVRDTGKGMSQAVAERVFEPYFTTKHQGEGTGLGLSVVHGIVKSCAGAISLSSEPGAGTTVTVLLPVIEPQGPEANEDEMSALPLPSGTERIMIVDDEETIIEMERKMLEGLGYRVAGFLDSEEAREAFLADPGAIDLVLTDLAMPRLTGIELAEEMLAARGDIPIILCTGYGEMVDEKRLLRVGIRELYPKPVRRRELAERIRRVLDTDRSRHRPG
- a CDS encoding sigma-70 family RNA polymerase sigma factor codes for the protein MDEKTLVIRAKGGDRAAFDELASAWVDRIYRLGLKLTGDEDEAQDILQETFLKAVDNIDRFRMESSFGTWLYAIALNAVRAAAGTRKRMQLKPIEEYVPGDGHDDPRLFDWGDPHRLYEERELRRLVDEALAAIPEEHAMPFVLRYVEGLPVKEIAEVMGLTPAATKSRILRTRLALRERLGERFREKIDETL
- a CDS encoding zf-HC2 domain-containing protein, with the translated sequence MKHCRDYLEKLCAYVDGEADDAACKEIETHLKDCEGCRVMVDTLRKTVFLCREGDTEPIPIALGDKLKLLLDRKWREKFGDGDGEKPGGGS
- a CDS encoding MMPL family transporter, whose protein sequence is MRRQLEEFSIDHPWAVIVAVAVITVFFAFQLPGIRIDTDPENMLEADEPARLFDHEVKEEFAISDIIAVGVVSEEGVFTKEALGRVYRIAAEIARIDGVVADDMLAPSMVDDIRQDDDGVMVVSALLPHEPANDAEAAFVLERIRENPIFRGKLASDDGKAIALYVPIESKSMSHRIAGEMQEIIHRHAGAERYHIAGLPVAEDSFGTEMFRQMAISAPLAGLVIFLLLFVFFRNLRIIVAPMIVAVVSTIWTMGLLVATGNTVHIMSSMIPIFLIPIAVLNSIHIISEFHDEYRRYKHKKTTIRNTILKLFTPMLFTSLTTIVGFASLALTPIPPVRVFGIFVAFGIFVSWLLSITFNPAFAVLIPDRALRNFGRHDDAHGVLSRVLHALRDFNARHYRKVFAATAVVVVVSAVGLGRIVVNDNPVKWFKAGHPLRVADATLNRHLAGTYMNYLVIDGLEPDAMKNPDVLRYVERLQRRLERNPHVGGVTGITDVVKKVRYELFDGDRTKFDIPDRSEEIAQSLFLFEISGGDADDLYKFVTEDYAKANLWVQLRDGDNRAVVSVVEDAERFIRETPPPVEMDVKWAGLPYINIVWQQKMVGGMRNALLSSFGVVFLMMMLLFRSPLLGFVSMLPLSITIMAIYAALGFTGKPYDMPVAVLSSLTLGLSIDFAIHFIKRSHGIHRETGDFAKTYAEMFEGLARAISRNVLVISIGFVPMFFSVLVPYVTVGSFFFAIMIVSGAVTMFLLPSIFIALGERMFPARQLDRAERKAA
- a CDS encoding Smr/MutS family protein, whose translation is MEEEKHKGKLAGEPGSADGKEPGDPFDGPVELPIDGVLDLHAFPAREVADLVSDYLGECRRRGILSVRIVHGKGTGVLRRVVQSILEGDPRVRSFQTADESGGGWGATLVELSKPDR
- a CDS encoding DUF2892 domain-containing protein, with translation MTLERSIRLLAGLLVLASLSLAAVASTRWLLLAVFVGLNLVQSSFTGFCPAEAVLGRLFFGGKRSGERG
- a CDS encoding outer membrane lipoprotein-sorting protein, translated to MKTTGMILALILAAFAAAPAWAGEPGAAPGPSADELMRKAHLATYYAATDGIADVEMQIVNSRGKVRVREFTMVRLDLEEGGAQDYYTYFRKPYDVSRLTFMVHKLPGETDKRWLYVPSVDLVKRISADDRTSSFVGSDFTYEDVSGRHWSEDEHRLLREEALDGRDTYVIESTPRAPGGGFARKVSWVNREHFVIVREEYYGSGGDLERIYTAERVEEVAGVPTATLRRMEDVRKGQHTLVTFSNIRYDVGVDEGIFTERYLKNPPREYIR